The nucleotide window TATTCGAAATATGGTACTAAGTTGTTGCTCTAACCCCATATGTGATGGTTTTGAGTAAATacttcttcttttcttttttgagggGAAACTTTACTCCTTTATTGAATAACGATGTCCCAGGGTATAGTTACAATATCGTCATGAGGCTGTAAAAACCAAACATGTCTACCAGGTGCAAGATTTAAGGAATACTTAGCTAGACTATTTGCTTCTACATTCGAGTTTCTGCTTTCATAAATGAAATTACAATAACTAAAACCAACCACACTGGCTCTTATTTTTTTTGATTATAGCTGCATGCCCATCGATCACTTCAACTAGTGGCCCACATCAAGGCCATGCGTCCTTCAAGCCATGGCTTGTCGTGAAGTTCTTTTACTGCGGCAAGACCTGAATTTAAGAGCAGCTATTGTTGCATCAGACTGTGCAATGTGATACGCGGTATCGAAGAAGGCAGCCAAGGCATGAGCTCGATGATAACAGAAGAAATACGAAGGATGAAGACGACGGCTGGGGATGTATCTTTTAGATATGAAAGACGTGAGGCAAACTTTGATGCACACCATATAGCGCAGAAAGTCTCTTGAATTGATGTCAGGCCGCTATTTagagagcaactagttaacgagcgctccttcggaagcctcgcaacgatcagcgtcacttggtgcgctctcagccattcgccacgtgCCGCGCTCTGGATGCTCCGTCCGgatttgtttttattttatttttcgcatgcgttttcggctttttaaacgtGTTTTTTCGGTATTTATTTTTTCGCACGTGTTCCCGAGAGTCATGGCGTGCTtctcggaaacggaaaaaaacgcgttttctttttcttttttcctttcgcgagagtcacggttttgcttccgcgagaggcacgagTGTGCTTTCATGAGTCAGGGCCGTGCCTCTCGGGAACGGAataaaaaacgcgttttctgttttttttctttcgcaagagtcacggttttgcttccgcgagaggcacggttgtgcgaAACgggaaaaaacgcgttttctgcttttttttcctttcgcgagagtcatggtttttcttccgcgagagtcACAGCCGAGCCTCTCGAAAAcggaaaaaacgcgttttctgtttcttttctttcgcaagagtcacagttttgcttccgtgagaggcacgattgtgctttcgcgagagtcacggccgtgcctcctcggaaatgaaaaaaacgcgttttgtttttttttccttCCGCGAGAGTCACGATTTTACTTCTGCGAGAGGCAAGGTTGTGATTTCGTGAGAGGCATGGCATGCCtttttcggaaagggaaaaacccctgctcccggttcggttttttcatTTGGTTTTTTTagtgaaaaaagttcatcaaaacctatcaaaatgggatctagttttgaagatctcgacgcgagaaATCCAACAATGAAAGCGCTTTGAGATTTGGACGCGCGGTTtgagagataaaacgttttgaataaacggatctacgaaaaaaaGGGAAAACTTATAGGATGTGATAAGTGACGCgttgcatgtgcgccacttgtcatAGCCTGGAGAGTTGGAGTgatctttgcaacgagtacttcTCAATTAGTGATTTCGCGCTATTTGTGGCTTTTGGAACCCCCTGACTATGTACATCTTGAAATTAATTAATGATAGGTCAGGTGGTTTTCTCTAAAAAAACATGCGCCCATACATCTTACTCTTTTTTCTTGCTCAAAGGAATTTTTTCTTTGTGTTCTAGAAACGTTCATATACTTTTTTTGCGAATAACATTCATTTAGATATGTGTACATATTACATTCGCTCCATGTTTATTTCTGACTTATTCGTCATGTAATTTTATATATAAAAAAAAGATCTCCAGATTGTTCTGTGTGGTTGGTCTCACGTATGCATTTGCATTTTGCAATCATTGATTTTTTTTCATGTGTAAAAAGACCAATAACGCAACCTTGGTACTACGTGTGTCGCAGATCTAGTGCATGACATGGCGCAGCCAGCTCAGCAGTGTAAAGAGAACATGCCAACTTATAGCAAACAGAGTTACAAGAAATACAAAGTTAAAGGGAACGTGCCATTTTTATTGTCAGTATGGTGCTTAATCTGGATTGTGTACTAAATTATAAATTTTTAACCCTCATTGTATACTAAAATTATAAATTTCTGTTATGGTTGATAATCTTTATTTACTGCAGCTATATTTTATTTGTTCGTTGAGATATACGCACACTATAAAGCCAAACGATGGGTAGTCAACCTAGCCTATGCTTGATTATAGTACTGAATATGCTTTTTCGGTGACAACCTAGCCCATGCTTAATTATAGTACACATTATTCCTATTAAAAGCTGTATTAAATCCTAAATATTTATTCTTCTGGTAATGAAATGAATGTGAGGAATAACATCTTGCATTGGTAGAAGAAATTATGTTTTAGTATTTCGATTTTTCTTATGTTCTATATGTCTTTTTATTCTTATGCTTGAGTTTATTGTTTTCATTTCTGTTGGAGATGATTGTCTTTAACCTAACTCGCAAATTGTACAATGCCTAAATTTCTTAGCTATTTGCAAAGATTGATTGGCTGAAATCACAATTCTCCTTCATGCTATTCCGCAACATACATTTTCACCGCCATGCATATTGGGTTTAGGAGCGTGTGATCCTTTTTCTCCCGTTACCAATGTACGGGCATTTTTGCTAGTATAACAAAAAGACCAATAACGCAACCATGGTACATTTATGTCACAGATCTAGTGTATGTCATGGCACAGCTCAAGAGTGTAAAAAGGGACCGTGCAAACAGAGTTACAAAAGTATACAAAGTTTTAGAGATACTTAAGGCAGGAATTTTTGTGTTTTGTTATACGCGTGCAACGCATGCATAGAGGAAACATTCTACAGCTCCACATCATATATTCATCGATCCCACACGgtcattttattttattctaTTAGAATAGACATGCATGCATACAATTTatcatccagcagcagcacactAGTACGCACGTCTAAGAAGCACCGAGAGCTAGTGGAGTTAATTAACTGAATTAAGTACTACGTTTAAGCAGAAGCTGCACCACCGCGAGCGCGCCGGCGGCGTCCTCGATGTGCGTCTCCTCGCAGACCTTCTTGGGCCATGGGTACGTAGGTCCATGTTTCCTCCAGTCTAGTATGGCAGTAGATAGGTCTCCCCAGTTCTGCATGTAGAAAGGTTGGAGATGGTCGAGCTTCACCGTCGCCGCCTGGCCCCAGCCAGTGCTGAGGGTAGTGGAGATCGAGGACAGGCGGACCGCCTCGCAGACGGTGATGACTATGCGTGCCAAGGCGACCTTGGTGGCGTCGTCCGGCCCGCCGGCGGCATGAGCATATGCCGCCAACTTCTTCACGGCTGCTTCCGCCGCCGTCTTCCCCAGTTCAAGGTTGCTTACCTTCTGCTTGACTTCTTTGCTCTTCTTGCCGCCTAGAAGCGCCCTGTAGGTGTCCTCGCATTCGAGGAACGTAGCGCCGTGGATCAGCGGCTGCTTCCTCCCTGGCGCCACCGCGGAGCGGAACTCGTACCAGCTGCCGCTCTGGGCCTTGAATCCGACGAGGTACACGTTGTCGTCCCTCAGCGCCAGCGTCACCTTCTTGTCGCCCGCTGTGATGGGAACGTGCAGCCACCTCGCCGGCGGCTGCTTCTCGTGTTGCAGGGGGAGAACAGGATGGCCGTTGACGTTGTCTGGGCTCGGGTGAGCGGCCAGAGTGGCACGGAGCTGGTCGATGAAGGCCATGTAATCGTCATTGCCGATGTTGTACGCGGCCGTGACGACCACCGGCTGTGCAGCTGCGAAACCTGCGTCAAAAAAAAGGAAGACCAAACGCAACTTTTGTTAGGGGATTCAATTCAATCAACGAGAAGAAGAACGCGACCAGAATTGTGAGAAAATCAACCAGCTGCAGACGCAAACACTGCTAGCAAGGCTAGCAGGCAAACGGCGGAGGAAGATGAGCCCATCCCTGCGCGCAGCCGacttcttccttccttccttctttCGTTTTTTGCGGGGAGACTTGTTCCTTCTGTCTGGCTACGTAGTACACTTACTTTGTGCAGTCTCGACCTGGAGTAGTGCTCCTTTTATACCCGGTTTCAGCTGGCGTCTGACGCAACCTTGacaagtactccctctgttcggAATTAGTTGTCtcggatatggatgtatctagaactaaaatatgtctagatacatccatttctgcgacaagtaattcagaaCGGATGGAGTACTACACCACTCTCTAGGTTGTAGTGTTAATAAGAGCAAGCAGCGGTTTTTTTTGCATCCAATTAATTGCTGgatttccctgttaggataagcGACGATTCCCTTCCAAGGGGGACACAACACATGCTTTGTTTTGGCCTCAATTATACTCGATGCGGCACTGAGCTTAATTGTTTTTCCACCACCATTAGTTTTCATTCTTGCATATACATAATCATCATCAATTAAGAACGAAATAGCACTCGGAAAAACGACGACCGTCACTTGCGACACTCAACAGGGAGGGTGGCACACGAGATCAGTGGTTCTCCGGTCCGTCACCGTCTAGGCGTAGCCGGCACGGGGTGACGACGAGCCCAAAAACACCAACAAGGGCAGGTTCCGGGTGCTCGCGTCGGAGGATGGGGAGGTGGAGAGCGACGAGGGGACACGGTCTCTCTGCCTCACCCGAGGGCGCCCGCCACAGCACGAAGGTGGTAAACTTCATTCATCCAAGTGACCCGAAGCACCAAAATGTTTGTCCGATCGGAGCCAATATGTTTTTGCCTCTCAACCTTGACAACTAGCTGGATACATCACTAGATATATGTGACACCCACTGATTGATTTGCCACAGTAATTACGTAGTAGACAAACTAGCCAGTGCGTATGGGTTCATGCTACTAAAACAAAGCAGGCCATGATCCCTCATATTCCTACAACTGCTTGGCGTGTTTTGAAGCCATAGTTCCTGCTTGGTCTACATACTAAAACAAACACTGGTGGCCAACTGCTCATGGTTGCGGTTGGAGAGCGCATGGAGTCACCAACAAGACTCTCACTTCGAGCTAGGCACGAGAATTAATGCTCAACATTTTAAGCAGCCCTTCTTTGTCAAGCCGTAGGTTGGCACCAATGAGAGACAAATCATATGTGACTGATTTGTTTTGCTAAATATCAGGTGTTCAAATGTAATTCCAATTTCAAGTTGTACATTTCAAGCGACGAGGGTAGAGCTTTGTCGAGGGTGTGCATGTGTACCACAGTAATATTTTTTGAAACAGAGGCAAGAAAATTGCCTCATCATATTAATTGAGAAGGAATTTAACAACAAAGAACCAAACAAGGGCACAGGTGCGAAACAAACGGGACTACTTTCGCGGCATCAAACTTCTCAAGAGTAATTACGTACTAGACAAACTagctagtactccctccattcttgatttcaatatggactacatacggagccaaatgagtgaatttacactcaaaaatacatctatatacatctatatgtagttcatattgaaatctcaaaaaagccttatatttagaaatggagggagtaagTGTCGGTGCATGCTACTAAAACAAATTCCTGCTTGGTCTACCTACTAAAACAAATACTGGTGGAATTTCAATTGCTCATGGTTGCGGTTGGAGAGCGCATGGAGTCAGCAACAAGAGACTCACTTCGAGCTAGTCACGATAATTAATGCTCAACATTTTAAGCTTGTTAAGGTTGCGTATGTAGCAAGCCGTAGGTTGGCACCAATGAGAGACAAACCATATGCGCGAATAATTCTGTGCATTCTAGGAAAAAGAAAGATGGGGAAGGAAACCTAAATTTGTGCGGCTAGATATACATTTACTTATATTATATATGATTGCATAAATTTTCTAGTTGTTTGCGAGAAAAAAATACTTCAATTTCTCTGCATTTATCGAGTACATTATAGTGAGGGTTATTAGGTATTATCCAAAATGAATGTGATTTACAAAAGGTCGACATGCCATATAATACTTATAAATTGTTATGTATCTACAGGTAGTATGTACATGTGTATCAGGGTGCGGGTGGGGGAGCCAAGACCATACTTCTATAGAGTTTCCTAAAATATTTTTGCACTGAAGTAAATTGTGTGTATTATATTATTTTTACTTTTGTTAGTGATCCTGGGACATTTTATCCTGCAAAGGTACCTGAAACATTTCACATTGACTATAGATGTGCATAgagatatactccctccattcggaattacttgtctcggatatggatgcatctagaactaaaatacatctagatacatccatttctgcgacaagtaattccgaacggagggagtaagaTTTAATTTACATATATCTCATGTTCTGCTTCCAGCATTCGCAAGCGCATTGAAACGTGGTTTTGCGTTGGCCTGGAAACATTTTTAGTCCATTACTCACTTACGCTATATTTAGGTCTCTGCTTTGTTGAGTGCAAATCTGATTAAGCTTCCAGGTAGTACACCCAAACAATCTACAAAGTGACGAAAATTCTATTTATTAGTTATGTTTTTTACTAATAAAGTTTCCATGCAGTTTTTAGAGAATAAATTCCTAAATTTTTCATGCATTTTTATCATAGATAGCAtgccatttttatttttttgaccaTGGAAAATTTATTTACTAGTCCATAGTAATTTTATCATAAGCAACATGAAAATTTTACCTATTCATCCCATGGAAATTTTATCATATGTAGCATGCCGTTTTTATTAGACCATGGCAAATTTATTTATTCGACCATGGTAATTTTATCATACTCCATCTGTCCTGAATTATTTCTCTTAGATTtttctagatacagatgtatccagacaccttttagtgttagatacatccgtcTAGGTAGCAGACCCAAACAATCTACAAAATGAAGAAATTCTATTTATCAGTCGATTGTGACTTTCTTATGACTCGGTGTTCCGATCAACGTCTCGAGCTCATGCTGACAAGTGGATCCACGTGACTTCCTCCATCTAGACCATGTAGGTGATCTTGACACTCACTTGGTCTTAGCTGTATGGGGACATGGTCTACGCAAAACGGCAAAAGATATATCTCGCCTATTGCAAGGCAAGATACAACAAGCAGGCAGTTACCTCGATGGTGGTTCGGCATGGGTTGAGGCCGATAGCATGGTTTTTACTTAGCGgtttcttttttatttctctCCTCTATATTTCTGACTTTTTGGTTTTTTTGGGTGTTTTACTTTTGTCTCCTTTTCTTCTTattattttttttctattttttccttctctattatttatttttattttatttattttttaatGCCTGAAAATTTTCAAAAATTAATTCAATAGTTTTAAATTATCTTAGCATTTTAAAAATGTATTCAATAATTTCATATTAAATGAAGGTTTTTCAAATATGTCATGAGTTTTTTTACAACCCATTACAATACTTGTTCAAGTACCGCTAAAAATGTCCAATGTAACTAAAAAAGTTCATGTACTACAAAAGAAAATTGTTCACATGTGTAAAAATGCTGATGTATTTTTTATCTGCGTGtgaaaaaatgttcatgtgtttcaaaaatgttcataatgAAAATATGCTTGTCTGTTTCCTAAAATAGGAAATGttcatgtactccctccatttctttATGTAAAGTATATTGTTTTGGACATGATGACCAAGGCAACAAATTATATATAATTTAGGAAAAGATTACTCTTGGCAAATTTGTTGGTTATTGGCAAGTAAATAAGTTAGGCCAGGAAAGAAAGAGATACAGATAATCTGGGCAAATATACTTTTCTTCTTTTTCTACAAAGAGATATACATGCAAACGGGAGAGAGATACTTGACTTTTTTTTGGAGTGCTAAAAAAGGGGATTATGAGGAATTAGAAGAAATGTACTTTACATTGTGGAATTTTATGAAAAAacaaatacaccttatataaaTAACGGAGAGAGTATATAGGAAATGCTCATGTAAAATAATTTAAAAATAAATCTTGTATATAGGAATTGTTCATCTATCTCAAAAATATGTTCATAATTTGTAAATAAATGTTCACATATTCAATAAAAAGATTTCTTGGATCTGTAAGATATATTACTAAATCTTTTATATAAAATTTTATAAAAGAAGTCATGGTTATAAAAGAATATTCATGTACATCGAAATGGATGTTTATTAtggttttgaaaaaaatgttcacatgTTTGAAATATCTGTTCATGTATCTCTATAAATATATTGTGCATTTAACATACAAGAAAAGAGAGaaatgaaatgaaaaaaagataatGCAGTTTGCATGTTGTGCTAAACATTTTACGCTGCCACATGCGTCTTTGGGCCCGACCCATGTACCAAGGTGAGTGCAATGTACGAGTCGCTTGACGAAATCACTAGTTAAGGAGTACTCGTTGTAAAGATCACTCCCACCTCTCTATGTTGCGACAAGTGGCACGTTGCATGCGTGCCACTTGTCGCAATCAGAGAATTTTCCTTTTTTCGTAGATTCGTTTATTCAAAATGTTTCATCTCTTAAACcatgcgtccaaatctcgaaccatTTTCACCATtagattcctcgcgtcgagatctttaAAAGTAGATCaaatgttgataggttttgacgaaaaaaatttcacgaaaaaaaaccGAATCGAAAGCACTAGTTTTTttcctttccgaaagaggcacgcccatgcctctcgcgaaatcacaTCCATGACTCTCGCAGAAGCAAAACGTGCCTCTCTtggaaggaaaaaaaataaagaaaacatGTTTAtttccgtttccgagaggcacggccgtgactctagcgaaagcaaaaccatgcctctcgcggaagcaaaacgtgactctcacgaaagaaaaaaaaatgcattttttcGCAAACGTTGAAAAGAACCGAAAAAACGTTTTAAAAGCCAAAAATGCATGTGAAAGAAATCCAAAGAGAGTGCTCAGAACACGACATATGGCAGGGTGGCTGAGAGTGCGCCAAATAACGCTaatcgttgcgaggctcccgaaggagcgctcaTTAACTAGTTGCTCTCGTCGCTTGAGGCTGCGCCGAAGACCCCTCCAGACGAGCCTGCCCACATAACCGTTGTTCAATATGTTGTTATTTTGCCTTTTTTTTCTCTTTACAGATTTTGGTTTTCTTCTGGgttttattttttcaaaatttcttTTTCTTATAGGTTCTGCATTTTTTTTCCCAACGTAggtgaacattttttcaaatacacaCGAACTTTCTCAGTATACAATGAACATTTTTGAGACATACACTAAACTTTTTTTCGTATATGATGACCATTTTTGTGATAGACactgaacatttttttaatatatgTGAACTTTTTTAATATACACTGAACTGTTTTATATAGAACAAATACTGATATTTTTTCAAAAATTAATATGTTTTTATAATCTTTTAATAGGGGTTTTAAAATATCTAGCTCCTAAAAATATACAACCATTTCTGTGAAAAAATAACTAAAAACCTGAAgaggaaagaaataaaaattgctcGTGGGCACGTTCACGGATAATGGCCGGTCACGCCTTAAATATTTGATTATACAACCAGACACCTCAAATTAGAAACCTCAAATCCATAGTGTCACATGCAACATGAAACCTAATCTAAGCGAAGCTCGCCCAGTTCCGTCGTGCCCTTGTCCGGCGGACGGCTATGCTCCCCAGAGTGTTGGTCTGGTCGCCAGCAAGGTAGAGTAGGCCATGGGACACGAGCCGGCTCATGGGACTCAAAGTGTTGATgtctcccatgccctactcttcCTCATCGGAGCCTAGAACCCGAACGGTGCCGGTGGATGTCAGATCGATGATGGATCCATCCTGGGACGAGCCGGCGACATCCACCACGACGCAGGTGTGGCATCCGGACTGGTGCACCATACGGGGCCAAAGAATGCGACTCCGCCTCGCCGACGTCCACCGCCGCGAGGGGTGCCGCCGTCTCCTGAGCCATCCGCCTCGCACAGGGGCACGCCGCGCCATGTTTGCGTCGGACGACGCCCTTGGTGCATCCATGGTGTCGGCACGCCAACAAAGGGGTTGCTCGTCCGACCCCATGTTCGGACGCCAAACGGGCCGCCCCATCTCTGATGAGGCAGTGACGTCACACCTAGCGCCGGATCCATGGGCCATGGGCGGACATAATGGATCCCCGATAGAAGGAGTCCGAGCGCTGCCTCGCATGGGCCTTCTCCCGGGAGCGGCGGAGCGCAAGCCGGACAACCATCTCTTCCTCGGGGCTGTGTGAGATGAGCTCAGGGTCGACGGATTTAGAGGTGATGGACTCAAATCCACTGCCCGCCATGCTGAAGACGGCTGGAGATCACTGAACGAGAGTTTGGATGACGAGGGAAGTGGAATGAAGTGGTTAGGGTTTGGCCTAGTGAGCGGATGGGAAGAAATATATATAGGGCCGGATGGGCAGCAGAGGCCGAATCCGACATGACGGACGCATCCGAACACCCCATATCCACCCCATATTTAGGTTGGATATAAGGGTGCCGGTCAGCCTGGACGTTTGAAGTTGGTTTGAGGCACCAATGTGGTTCTTCTTCTACCTCTCGACATCCAGGCAGTCGCAAAAAACAGCTCGGGCTAGCCATCGCCGATGGCTTGCGGCCAGGAAGCTCATGTCAGCGACCAAGGTGTGCGCCTGGTGCCCTCGCCGCCAACAGCTCTCGCACCTACTCCGCCATCCTTGCTTCTACTTTGAGCAACAACGTGGAGCTGAGCCACGCAATTACTCGTACGTTGTCTTAGCGGTATGGGGACTTGCTCTACGCAAAATCTATATCTCGCCTATTGCACGGCAAGATACAACAAGCAGGTCGTCACCTCTTGGTGGTTCGGCACGGGTTGACGCCTGTAGCACGTTTTTTTAGTCGATTTCTTTTTTTATTTCTCCCCTCTATATTCCTGACTTTTTGGGGTTTGAGGGTTTTTTGGGTTTTGCTTTCAATCATTTTCTTATGATTATTCTTATTTTCTATTATTCCTTTCCATTGTATTTCCTTTTTAAATTGTGTGAAAACTTTCAAAACTTACTTCAATATTTTTTAAACACATGAACTTTATTAATTACATGATTTTTTAAAAATACTGAATATTTTTATTTTAATGAATGTTTTTAAAATGTGTAATTACTTTTGCACAACCCATTACAATATTTGTTCAAGTACCGCTAAAATATCCAATGTAACTAAATAATTTCATGTATTGCAAAAGAAAATTCTTCACACGTGTAAAAATGTTGATTGTTTTTTAAGTCTGCGTGTTAAAAAATGTTCACACATATCGAAAAGATGTTTTTATGTTTTTATAATATTTTATAATTAAATATTTTATATAGGAAATATTCATGTATCACAAAAATATGTTCATAATTTGAACAGAATTTTTCGCATGTTAAAAAAAGCATTCATGTATCTCTAAGATTTAATAAATCTTTCATATaacagactaaggcatagcctagtggtgggaaggggctgatgccttcccacccacccagattCAAGGCTTGATACTTGCAATTTgtgtttgttgcaccaattatactgtaggggttCCCTTACAGTTTTTCTATCAAAAAAAATCTTTCATATAAAATTTTATGAAATAAATCATGGTTATATAAAAATATTCGTGTACCTCAAAAAGGATGTTTATGGTTTTGAAACAAATGTTCACATGTTTGAAATAAGTGTTCATGTGTCTCTATATATATAATGTGCATTTTACATACAAGAAAAGAGAGaaatgaaatgaaaaaaaaaagatATACAGTCTGCGTGCTGTGCTAAACGTTCGTCGCTGCCACATGCGTTGTTGGGCACTCCCCATGTGTCAACGTACGTGTCGCATTAggcgacaacaaatactatatgacACCCATGGGCATCATATAGTTTAGGCTACGCCAAAGAGCCCCCAGAGAG belongs to Triticum urartu cultivar G1812 chromosome 7, Tu2.1, whole genome shotgun sequence and includes:
- the LOC125525111 gene encoding ribosome-inactivating protein 9-like, whose protein sequence is MGSSSSAVCLLALLAVFASAAGFAAAQPVVVTAAYNIGNDDYMAFIDQLRATLAAHPSPDNVNGHPVLPLQHEKQPPARWLHVPITAGDKKVTLALRDDNVYLVGFKAQSGSWYEFRSAVAPGRKQPLIHGATFLECEDTYRALLGGKKSKEVKQKVSNLELGKTAAEAAVKKLAAYAHAAGGPDDATKVALARIVITVCEAVRLSSISTTLSTGWGQAATVKLDHLQPFYMQNWGDLSTAILDWRKHGPTYPWPKKVCEETHIEDAAGALAVVQLLLKRST